A window from Verrucomicrobiia bacterium encodes these proteins:
- a CDS encoding transcriptional regulator, translating into MVEQLFGSKTRVKLLQLFYSNPNRSFYVREITRKIDEQINSVRRELANLLSIGIISSDNTSNSTRLYYEVNQTYEYYEPLAAIFGDGVMTTKKTTKKDTPASAKSQDFKALGNVDLILYTGQFTRDEASGIDILFVGDINQTQLAKFVADLESQEGKELRYTHMSPQEFRYRQRINDRFLSMVITSKKQVLVDKHNVVTPPAESPEKKSKSTETEEK; encoded by the coding sequence ATGGTTGAGCAATTGTTTGGATCAAAAACGAGGGTAAAGCTGCTTCAGCTTTTTTATAGTAATCCCAACCGATCTTTCTATGTTCGGGAAATCACTCGCAAGATAGACGAACAAATCAACTCGGTCCGCCGCGAGTTGGCCAACCTTTTGAGTATCGGTATTATCTCTTCAGACAACACTAGCAACAGTACCAGATTATATTACGAGGTAAACCAGACATACGAATACTACGAACCCTTAGCGGCAATCTTTGGGGATGGGGTTATGACCACCAAAAAAACAACCAAGAAGGACACGCCCGCGAGCGCTAAGAGTCAGGACTTTAAGGCACTGGGCAATGTCGACCTTATTCTCTATACCGGCCAGTTCACTCGGGACGAGGCCAGTGGCATAGATATTTTATTTGTTGGGGACATCAATCAGACGCAGTTGGCAAAGTTTGTGGCGGACCTGGAGAGTCAAGAGGGTAAAGAACTCCGTTATACTCATATGAGTCCCCAGGAGTTCCGGTATCGTCAAAGGATAAATGACCGCTTCCTGAGCATGGTTATCACGTCAAAAAAGCAGGTTTTGGTAGATAAGCACAATGTCGTTACCCCGCCAGCCGAATCCCCCGAGAAGAAGTCAAAATCAACAGAGACAGAGGAGAAATAA
- the miaA gene encoding tRNA (adenosine(37)-N6)-dimethylallyltransferase MiaA → MDARAGTRPLVVVVGETASGKTALALELARRFNGEVICADSRTVYKSMDIGTAKPSPQEQSDIKHHLLDIVSPDQSFNAAQFKQRALDAINDIADRGKVSIMVGGTGLYIDAVIFDFQFRQPADPVIRQELSQLSVEELQDRLRQAGIDLPNNPQNPRHLIRALETGGASDSKSPLRANTLVIGLQVDPAVLTKRIQDRVEAMVRAGFVDELEYISSTYGWGAPGLQAPGYKAFRGYVDGTISLEQAKALFVQNDLHLAKRQRTWFRRNNSIHWVSDTKEAVDFVTTFLSKIPL, encoded by the coding sequence ATGGATGCCCGGGCAGGAACAAGGCCGCTTGTTGTAGTGGTCGGCGAGACCGCCAGTGGCAAGACTGCACTTGCCCTGGAGCTCGCGCGGCGGTTCAACGGCGAGGTTATTTGCGCTGACTCACGGACGGTCTATAAGAGTATGGATATCGGGACGGCCAAGCCATCCCCGCAAGAGCAGTCAGATATCAAGCATCATTTACTTGATATCGTTTCTCCGGACCAATCGTTTAACGCAGCCCAGTTCAAACAGCGAGCCCTAGATGCTATCAATGACATTGCGGACAGGGGCAAAGTATCAATCATGGTGGGTGGTACGGGCTTATATATAGATGCGGTCATATTTGATTTTCAGTTCCGGCAGCCGGCCGACCCAGTTATTCGGCAAGAGCTCTCGCAGTTATCGGTCGAGGAGCTTCAGGATCGTCTACGCCAAGCGGGGATAGACTTGCCCAATAATCCCCAGAACCCCCGCCATCTTATACGAGCCCTCGAGACAGGTGGGGCTTCGGACTCCAAAAGTCCACTGCGGGCCAATACGCTGGTTATAGGTCTGCAGGTCGACCCTGCAGTACTGACAAAGCGTATCCAAGACAGGGTAGAGGCAATGGTGCGAGCTGGATTCGTAGACGAGCTGGAGTACATTAGCAGTACATATGGGTGGGGTGCGCCTGGTCTGCAGGCGCCAGGCTATAAAGCATTTCGTGGTTATGTGGACGGAACAATAAGCCTCGAACAGGCAAAGGCTTTGTTCGTCCAGAATGATCTGCATTTAGCCAAACGACAGCGCACTTGGTTTCGGCGAAATAATAGTATTCATTGGGTCTCTGACACCAAGGAGGCTGTTGATTTCGTCACAACGTTTTTGAGCAAAATACCCTTATAG
- a CDS encoding MGMT family protein, with protein sequence MEADGQFRQLVEEVVAQIPRGRVMTYGQIAALCGNARAARIVGGIAHFGDPNLPWQRVVNRSGGLALGYPGGREGHKQVLEAEGVQVNEDFQINVQELLWMPGQEQGRLL encoded by the coding sequence ATGGAAGCAGACGGGCAATTTCGCCAACTTGTAGAAGAAGTGGTAGCTCAGATACCTCGGGGCAGGGTGATGACCTATGGTCAGATAGCAGCCCTCTGTGGCAACGCTCGAGCTGCCCGAATCGTCGGTGGTATCGCCCATTTCGGCGATCCCAATCTGCCGTGGCAGCGTGTCGTTAACAGATCAGGTGGCTTAGCTTTGGGATATCCAGGAGGCAGGGAAGGCCACAAACAGGTCCTAGAGGCCGAGGGCGTACAAGTAAATGAAGACTTTCAAATAAACGTACAAGAGTTGTTATGGATGCCCGGGCAGGAACAAGGCCGCTTGTTGTAG